One window of Nostoc sp. C052 genomic DNA carries:
- a CDS encoding branched-chain amino acid ABC transporter permease: MADFFATYASLIVSMVLGALLGLSLYLPLMTGQLSLASPGFYALGGYIAAILSTKILTPSSGLFPIPLLLLEMLIAGIISGVLGVIVGIPALRLRGIYLAIATIAFVEVLRVISLNLDITGGAVGIFGIPQPFQTQLEYLWIALPLLLISMVLLYRLERIRVGRAFIAIREDELAAGAMGIDPTYYKVLAFTLGAILAGVVGAISAHFLNTWNARQGTFDASIIYLTFVLIGGSRTFLGPVVGGMVFTALPEILRSLADTGGLPNWLAQFLRDGRLIIFGLLIVIGTIFFPQGLITPDIFQRKKRTAKE, from the coding sequence ATGGCCGATTTTTTCGCTACTTACGCTTCTTTAATTGTCTCTATGGTATTAGGGGCGCTATTAGGACTATCGCTTTACTTACCGCTAATGACAGGGCAATTGTCTTTAGCTAGTCCAGGATTTTATGCTTTAGGTGGGTATATTGCAGCAATTTTATCCACAAAAATTTTAACTCCTAGTAGTGGTTTATTTCCTATTCCATTGTTGTTATTGGAGATGTTAATTGCGGGTATAATTTCTGGTGTATTGGGTGTAATAGTGGGAATTCCAGCATTGAGATTGCGAGGAATTTATTTAGCGATCGCAACTATCGCTTTTGTGGAAGTTCTGCGCGTCATCTCCCTCAATCTGGATATTACAGGCGGCGCTGTCGGAATTTTTGGAATTCCTCAACCTTTCCAAACACAACTTGAGTATTTATGGATTGCTTTGCCTTTACTATTAATTAGTATGGTGCTGCTTTACCGTTTAGAACGTATCCGCGTGGGAAGGGCTTTTATCGCTATCCGCGAAGATGAATTAGCTGCGGGTGCAATGGGAATTGATCCCACTTATTACAAAGTTTTAGCATTTACACTAGGGGCTATACTTGCAGGGGTTGTAGGTGCTATTAGTGCCCACTTTCTCAATACCTGGAATGCTCGTCAAGGTACTTTTGATGCCAGTATTATATATTTAACTTTTGTTTTAATTGGTGGTTCAAGAACTTTTTTAGGGCCGGTAGTTGGTGGTATGGTATTTACAGCTTTACCAGAGATTCTGCGAAGCCTTGCTGATACTGGTGGTTTACCTAATTGGTTAGCGCAGTTTTTGCGAGATGGGAGATTAATTATTTTTGGCTTACTTATAGTAATAGGAACAATCTTTTTCCCTCAAGGGCTAATTACTCCAGATATTTTTCAAAGGAAAAAACGAACCGCAAAGGAGTAA
- a CDS encoding Uma2 family endonuclease: protein MKTYTKQKLTFEQFLEQCPESGLYELVDGEIVEVHATRNHDDVAEFLLFSFNDEIKRLNLNYVVKNTALLKTITANGIEQGRKPDVSVIDKDKWRSNRSAYAALEEPIQLAVEVTSTNWEDDYIDKLDEYQRLGITEYWIVDYLAIGLREYLGNPKIPAVFVFLLDADGKYQCTHFRGSERIVSRTFPELALTAEQILTA, encoded by the coding sequence ATGAAAACATACACCAAACAAAAGTTAACTTTTGAGCAATTTTTAGAACAATGTCCAGAGTCAGGTTTATATGAACTTGTCGATGGAGAAATTGTAGAAGTGCATGCAACTAGAAATCATGATGATGTCGCTGAGTTTCTATTATTTAGTTTTAATGATGAAATTAAACGTCTAAATCTGAATTACGTAGTAAAAAACACAGCATTACTTAAAACTATAACTGCTAATGGCATAGAACAAGGGCGCAAGCCTGATGTAAGTGTCATAGACAAAGATAAATGGCGCTCAAATCGTTCTGCTTATGCTGCACTTGAAGAACCTATCCAGTTAGCTGTAGAGGTGACATCAACTAATTGGGAAGATGACTACATTGATAAGTTAGATGAATATCAACGCTTAGGTATTACAGAATATTGGATTGTAGATTATTTAGCAATCGGGCTAAGAGAGTATTTAGGAAATCCGAAAATTCCGGCTGTATTTGTTTTTCTATTAGATGCTGATGGGAAATACCAATGCACACATTTTAGAGGTTCAGAACGGATTGTGTCACGAACTTTTCCTGAACTGGCGCTGACAGCAGAGCAAATATTAACAGCTTAA
- the trmFO gene encoding FADH(2)-oxidizing methylenetetrahydrofolate--tRNA-(uracil(54)-C(5))-methyltransferase TrmFO, with protein MEKQPIQVIGGGLAGTEAAWQIAQAGVPVILHEMRPKRFSPAHHTEHLAELVCSNSFGAMASDRAAGLLHEELRQLGSIVISKADEHAVPAGGALAVDRGQFGQDLTETLAHHPLIEFRRGEVSAIPEGIVVLATGPLTSPDLAEDLLRFTGMEYLSFFDAASPIIVGESINRDIAFMASRYDKGEAAYLNCPMNKEQYLHFREELCKAEQIELKGFERETAKFFEACLPIEELAHRGEDTMRYGPLKPVGLSDTRTAERPYAVVQLRQEDKAGQLWNMVGFQTNLRWGEQKRIFQLIPSLEKAEFVRLGVMHRNTFINAPQLMHPTLQFKARPTLLAAGQLIGTEGYTAAAAGGCLAGINAARLALGKEALVLPPTTMMGALLEFISSASPKHFQPMPPNFGIFPDLGVKIKSKPERYGRYRDRSLADLANWKVNRN; from the coding sequence ATGGAAAAACAGCCGATACAAGTAATTGGAGGTGGACTAGCTGGAACAGAAGCAGCGTGGCAAATAGCTCAAGCTGGAGTACCAGTAATTCTCCATGAAATGCGTCCAAAGCGATTTAGTCCTGCTCATCATACAGAACATTTAGCAGAACTAGTGTGTAGTAATTCCTTTGGGGCAATGGCAAGCGATCGCGCAGCAGGATTATTGCACGAAGAGTTACGCCAACTAGGTTCTATCGTCATCTCCAAAGCTGATGAACACGCCGTCCCGGCTGGTGGGGCGCTAGCTGTGGATCGGGGACAATTTGGCCAAGACTTGACTGAAACTTTAGCACATCATCCTTTAATTGAATTCCGTCGGGGTGAAGTGTCTGCGATTCCCGAAGGAATTGTGGTTTTAGCAACCGGGCCTTTAACTAGTCCCGACTTAGCAGAGGATTTGCTCCGCTTTACAGGCATGGAATACCTGAGCTTTTTCGATGCAGCGAGTCCGATTATCGTCGGAGAATCGATTAACCGTGACATTGCTTTTATGGCATCACGTTATGACAAAGGCGAAGCCGCTTATCTCAACTGCCCAATGAATAAAGAGCAGTACTTGCATTTTAGGGAAGAACTCTGTAAAGCTGAACAAATAGAACTCAAGGGTTTTGAACGGGAAACAGCGAAATTTTTTGAAGCTTGTTTACCCATAGAAGAATTAGCACATCGGGGGGAAGATACCATGCGTTACGGCCCCCTAAAGCCGGTGGGATTGTCAGATACTCGCACAGCGGAACGTCCTTATGCTGTGGTGCAGTTGCGACAAGAAGATAAAGCCGGTCAACTGTGGAATATGGTAGGGTTTCAAACTAACCTACGTTGGGGCGAGCAAAAGCGCATATTTCAGTTAATTCCCAGTTTGGAAAAGGCAGAGTTTGTGAGGCTGGGAGTGATGCACCGCAACACTTTTATTAATGCTCCCCAGCTAATGCATCCTACCTTGCAATTTAAAGCGCGTCCGACACTATTAGCTGCTGGACAGTTGATTGGTACTGAAGGCTACACCGCCGCCGCTGCGGGTGGCTGCTTGGCGGGAATTAATGCAGCGCGGTTAGCTTTGGGTAAAGAAGCTTTAGTTTTACCACCAACAACAATGATGGGTGCGTTATTGGAATTTATTAGTTCTGCTTCGCCCAAGCATTTCCAACCAATGCCGCCCAACTTTGGGATTTTTCCCGATTTAGGAGTGAAAATCAAAAGTAAACCAGAGCGTTATGGACGTTATCGCGATCGCTCTTTAGCTGATTTGGCAAACTGGAAAGTTAATCGTAATTAA
- a CDS encoding DUF6464 family protein: MLKTLLVIAVGFLPSLFSLWMIRKTQRSRLRMRQAAMNFPVVQGRQNVRSVAGDRYYLEGVGYLIGDISCKFNARSGYIRCAINPEGPCNACRHYEPKELAGSEKKT; the protein is encoded by the coding sequence GTGTTAAAGACACTTTTAGTGATTGCCGTTGGTTTTTTACCGTCCCTGTTTTCCCTGTGGATGATCCGCAAAACCCAGCGATCGCGCTTACGGATGAGACAAGCAGCGATGAATTTTCCAGTGGTGCAGGGACGGCAAAATGTGAGATCGGTTGCAGGCGATCGCTATTATTTAGAAGGAGTGGGTTATCTCATTGGCGATATCAGCTGCAAGTTTAATGCTCGATCTGGCTACATTCGCTGTGCCATCAATCCCGAAGGCCCATGTAACGCTTGCCGTCACTACGAACCAAAGGAATTAGCTGGTAGTGAAAAAAAGACTTAA
- a CDS encoding Coenzyme F420 hydrogenase/dehydrogenase, beta subunit C-terminal domain, whose amino-acid sequence MTSVSPHKKARALKPTSRRPAKELCSECGLCDTYYIHYVKEACAFINQQIGELEEETHTRSRHLENPDELYFGVHQDMIAARKQQPIEGAQWTGIVSSIAIEMLNRGLVEGVVCVQNTKEDRFQPMPIIARTPEEILAARVNKPTLSPNLSVLEQIEKSGMKRLLVIGVGCQIQALRAVEKQLGLEKLYVLGTPCVDNVNRAGLQKFLETTSRSPDTVVHYEFMQDFRVHFKHEDGSSETVPFFGLKTNKLKDVFAPSCMSCFDYVNSLADLVVGYMGAPFGWQWIVVRNDTGKEMLDLVKDQLDTQPVTSKGNRKEAVQQSIPAYDKGVTLPMWAAKLMGVVIEKIGPKGLEYARFSIDSHFTRNYLYVKRNHPEKLEAHVPEFAKRIVGQYKLPE is encoded by the coding sequence ATGACCTCAGTTTCTCCTCACAAAAAAGCCAGAGCCTTAAAACCTACCAGCCGCCGCCCTGCGAAAGAACTGTGTAGCGAGTGTGGACTATGCGATACATACTATATTCATTATGTCAAGGAAGCCTGCGCTTTTATTAATCAGCAAATAGGCGAACTTGAAGAAGAAACGCACACGCGATCGCGCCATCTTGAAAATCCTGATGAACTCTACTTTGGTGTTCACCAAGACATGATAGCGGCGCGAAAACAACAACCCATCGAAGGCGCACAATGGACGGGAATTGTTAGTAGCATTGCCATTGAAATGCTCAATCGCGGCTTAGTTGAAGGTGTCGTCTGCGTGCAAAATACCAAAGAAGACCGCTTTCAACCCATGCCCATCATTGCCCGGACTCCAGAAGAAATACTAGCAGCGCGGGTAAATAAACCAACACTATCACCTAACCTTTCGGTGTTGGAACAGATAGAAAAATCGGGGATGAAACGACTATTAGTAATTGGTGTTGGTTGCCAAATTCAGGCATTACGAGCCGTCGAAAAACAACTTGGTTTAGAAAAGCTGTATGTTTTGGGTACGCCCTGCGTAGATAATGTTAACCGCGCCGGACTGCAAAAATTCTTAGAAACTACCAGCCGATCGCCTGATACAGTTGTACATTACGAATTCATGCAAGACTTTCGGGTTCACTTCAAACATGAGGATGGCTCATCAGAAACCGTGCCTTTCTTTGGCTTGAAGACTAACAAACTCAAAGATGTCTTTGCCCCATCTTGTATGAGTTGCTTTGACTACGTCAACTCCCTAGCCGATTTAGTCGTTGGCTACATGGGCGCACCCTTCGGCTGGCAGTGGATTGTAGTTAGAAATGACACTGGTAAGGAAATGCTGGATTTGGTGAAAGACCAGTTAGACACTCAACCAGTGACATCTAAAGGCAACCGCAAGGAAGCTGTACAGCAAAGTATTCCCGCTTACGATAAAGGCGTTACCCTCCCAATGTGGGCGGCAAAACTGATGGGTGTGGTGATTGAAAAAATCGGCCCCAAGGGTCTGGAATATGCTCGGTTTTCCATTGATTCTCACTTTACCCGGAATTATTTGTATGTGAAGCGAAATCATCCAGAGAAATTGGAAGCGCACGTTCCAGAGTTTGCCAAGCGTATTGTTGGGCAATATAAGTTACCAGAATAG
- a CDS encoding Chromate resistance protein ChrB produces the protein MDRESWNLLVYKVPAQPSTQRVYVWRKLKGLGALYLQQSVCLLPQRKDLRSHLEELKADIVAGGGEADLLTIWIDEPQQNAMLIERFQQQADQEYQEFLGQCRDFHSELSEERRISNLTFAELEENEVELTKLRSWLPKIRDRDLFDAQGYSQATEALKACELDFQLFTEQVYQAEGIDSESL, from the coding sequence ATGGATAGAGAATCTTGGAACCTCTTAGTCTACAAAGTACCCGCACAGCCTTCGACGCAGCGGGTGTATGTTTGGCGTAAGCTTAAGGGATTGGGCGCACTTTATCTACAGCAGTCGGTGTGCTTGCTACCACAGCGGAAAGACTTGCGGAGCCATTTGGAAGAATTGAAAGCGGATATTGTAGCAGGTGGCGGTGAAGCAGATTTGTTAACTATTTGGATTGACGAACCTCAGCAAAATGCTATGTTAATAGAGCGTTTTCAACAGCAGGCAGACCAAGAATATCAAGAGTTTTTGGGGCAATGTCGGGATTTCCATAGCGAATTGAGCGAGGAACGGAGAATAAGTAACCTCACTTTTGCAGAACTGGAAGAGAACGAGGTGGAACTAACTAAACTGCGTTCTTGGTTGCCAAAAATCCGCGATCGCGATTTGTTTGATGCACAAGGATACTCACAAGCCACTGAAGCTTTGAAGGCGTGCGAATTAGACTTTCAGCTATTTACCGAGCAGGTATATCAAGCAGAAGGGATAGACTCAGAATCTCTATAA
- a CDS encoding murein hydrolase activator EnvC, whose translation MRARFLEKKQIYCCFSIAFCCILCICLALIPAYATSTGSIDNLRQQQQQMNQQHQSVVQDRDRLTNLQREAQKNLTGLNQNVQTTDSYIQESESRLQLAAQRLQKLEADLDVAERSYQERQVATVARLRYLQRSPASFGWAVLLESENISDFFSRRHQLKLVYQADQKILLKLNTQAKLIDKQKTEVEQQKNEIALIREQLLAQKADYQTQAQSQSELIQRLNSDRLALEAAQNQLERESKNLEVLIQQKVAEARSSEEAQTKTNSRTNIIIRGTGVMTYPSDAPTSSPFGWRIHPILGYRRFHAGLDFAASYGSKIRAADSGKVIFAGWYGGYGRAVIIDHGNGLTTLYGHTSELYVTEGQAVERGQAIGAVGSTGFSTGPHLHFEVRRNGTPVNPTDYL comes from the coding sequence ATGAGAGCGCGATTTCTAGAAAAAAAGCAGATTTATTGCTGTTTCTCGATTGCATTTTGCTGCATCTTGTGCATTTGCTTGGCATTAATTCCAGCCTACGCAACATCCACAGGATCTATTGATAATTTGCGACAACAGCAGCAACAGATGAACCAGCAGCATCAGAGTGTGGTTCAAGATCGCGATCGCTTAACAAATCTCCAACGAGAGGCCCAAAAAAACCTCACTGGCTTAAACCAAAATGTGCAAACTACAGATAGCTACATTCAAGAGAGCGAATCACGATTACAACTCGCCGCCCAACGTCTCCAGAAGTTAGAAGCTGATTTAGATGTGGCGGAACGTTCATATCAGGAGCGTCAAGTAGCAACAGTAGCACGATTGCGTTATCTCCAGCGATCGCCTGCTTCTTTTGGATGGGCAGTTTTGCTTGAAAGTGAAAATATCAGCGACTTTTTCAGCCGTCGTCATCAGTTGAAGTTAGTCTATCAGGCAGACCAGAAAATTTTGCTAAAACTCAACACCCAAGCAAAGCTGATCGATAAACAAAAAACAGAAGTAGAACAGCAAAAAAATGAAATTGCCTTGATTCGTGAGCAACTGCTGGCACAAAAAGCCGATTATCAAACTCAGGCGCAATCGCAATCAGAATTGATTCAACGCCTCAATAGCGATCGCCTGGCCTTAGAAGCGGCACAAAATCAGCTAGAAAGGGAATCGAAAAATCTGGAAGTCTTGATTCAACAAAAAGTAGCAGAAGCCAGATCCTCAGAAGAAGCCCAAACAAAAACCAACAGCCGTACAAATATCATCATCCGGGGAACTGGTGTCATGACATATCCCAGCGATGCTCCTACTAGCAGTCCCTTTGGCTGGCGGATACACCCTATTCTTGGCTATCGTCGCTTTCACGCCGGCTTAGACTTTGCCGCTAGCTATGGCAGTAAAATTCGGGCAGCCGATTCAGGAAAAGTAATTTTTGCTGGGTGGTATGGTGGCTATGGCAGAGCAGTAATTATCGACCACGGCAATGGCCTGACGACACTCTACGGTCATACCAGCGAGTTGTATGTCACCGAAGGACAAGCAGTTGAACGCGGACAAGCGATCGGTGCTGTCGGTTCCACGGGTTTCTCAACTGGCCCTCACCTCCACTTTGAAGTGCGTCGCAATGGTACACCAGTTAACCCCACTGATTATCTTTAA
- a CDS encoding ABC transporter substrate-binding protein yields MNNAIARTTALLSTCALLLTGCGDGGGGNTPATSSPTNSSSTPSNAASDTATLSGAIPIGIAVAQTSNVALLGQEEVAGAKLAEKYFNSKGGVNGTPIKLVFQDTSGDEAGAINAFQTLINKDKVVGIVGPTLSQQAFSADPIGERAKVPIIGPSNTAKGIPEIGDYVARVSAPVSVVAPNSVKAALKQNPQLKKVAVFYAQNDAFSKSETEIFQQTVKDQGLELITVQKFQTSDTDFQSQATNAINLKPDLVIISGLAADGGNLVRQLRELGYKGLIVGGNGLNTSNLLPVCKALCDGVLIAQAYSPEHPGEINAAFRKAYTDEYKKEPPQFSAQTFTAVQVYVEALQALDKKSKVNKLQLPELRTELNKQILAGTYNTPLGEIGFTPIGEVVQKDFYVAQIKMEKDGSKGKFTFLK; encoded by the coding sequence ATGAACAACGCGATCGCTCGGACAACAGCATTATTATCAACTTGCGCTTTACTACTAACAGGCTGTGGTGATGGTGGTGGTGGCAATACCCCTGCGACAAGTTCTCCAACTAATAGTTCAAGTACCCCAAGTAACGCTGCAAGCGATACCGCCACATTATCAGGTGCTATTCCCATCGGTATTGCTGTTGCTCAAACTAGCAATGTGGCATTACTAGGACAAGAGGAAGTTGCTGGAGCCAAACTTGCCGAGAAGTATTTTAATAGTAAAGGTGGGGTTAATGGCACACCAATTAAATTAGTGTTTCAAGATACTAGTGGTGATGAAGCCGGGGCAATTAACGCTTTTCAAACTCTCATTAACAAAGATAAAGTTGTCGGTATTGTAGGCCCAACTTTATCACAGCAAGCCTTTAGTGCTGACCCCATTGGTGAACGTGCAAAAGTACCAATTATTGGCCCATCAAATACTGCTAAAGGCATTCCCGAAATTGGTGATTACGTTGCTCGTGTTTCCGCACCAGTTTCCGTTGTCGCGCCTAATTCAGTGAAAGCTGCACTTAAGCAAAATCCCCAACTTAAAAAAGTCGCAGTTTTCTATGCTCAAAATGACGCTTTTAGCAAGTCAGAAACGGAAATTTTTCAACAAACAGTTAAGGATCAAGGGCTGGAATTAATAACAGTCCAAAAGTTCCAAACCAGTGATACAGATTTTCAAAGTCAAGCGACCAATGCCATTAATCTCAAACCAGATTTGGTCATTATTTCGGGCTTGGCTGCTGATGGTGGGAATTTAGTCAGACAATTGCGAGAACTTGGTTATAAAGGCTTAATTGTCGGTGGAAATGGTTTAAATACATCGAATTTATTGCCAGTTTGTAAAGCCCTTTGTGATGGCGTATTGATTGCCCAAGCTTATAGTCCAGAACATCCAGGTGAAATTAACGCAGCATTTCGTAAAGCCTATACTGACGAATACAAAAAAGAGCCACCCCAATTTAGCGCTCAAACTTTTACAGCAGTACAGGTTTATGTCGAAGCACTCCAAGCTTTAGATAAAAAGAGTAAAGTTAACAAATTACAGCTACCAGAATTGCGGACAGAATTAAATAAACAGATACTTGCCGGAACATACAATACACCGCTGGGTGAAATTGGTTTTACTCCCATAGGTGAAGTTGTGCAAAAAGATTTCTATGTTGCCCAAATCAAGATGGAAAAAGACGGGAGCAAAGGTAAATTTACATTTCTAAAATAA
- a CDS encoding zinc metalloprotease HtpX, with amino-acid sequence MTNQLKTAALLAALSGLLIAISYWVIGGSSGLIIGIGLAAVTNLFSWYQSDKIALAVYQAQPVSEREAPGLYRMVQRLSDRANIPMPRVYIVPSLGANAFATGRDPEHAAVAVTEGILNILPEDELEGVIAHELTHIINRDTLTQAVAATVAGAISFLAQMVSYSLWFGGSSRDDNRGGNPIGVLLTVVLAPVAATIIQLAISRTREFSADAGSARLTGNPRALARALQRLEASAKQMPLNANPAYEPLLIINSISGQFLGNLFSSHPATEMRVAALLKLEQQLPTKAY; translated from the coding sequence ATGACAAATCAATTGAAAACGGCTGCTTTGCTTGCTGCGCTAAGTGGTCTTTTGATTGCAATTAGTTATTGGGTAATTGGCGGTTCTAGTGGTTTGATTATCGGGATTGGCTTGGCAGCTGTCACAAACCTGTTTTCCTGGTATCAATCAGATAAGATTGCCCTAGCAGTATACCAAGCACAACCTGTAAGTGAAAGGGAAGCACCAGGACTTTATCGGATGGTGCAGAGATTGAGCGATCGCGCTAACATTCCCATGCCTAGAGTTTACATTGTTCCAAGCCTTGGCGCTAACGCCTTCGCAACCGGGCGCGATCCCGAACACGCTGCTGTCGCTGTCACTGAAGGTATTTTAAATATATTGCCAGAGGACGAACTCGAAGGCGTTATTGCTCACGAACTTACTCATATTATTAATCGTGACACCCTGACACAAGCCGTTGCTGCAACTGTGGCTGGTGCTATCTCATTTTTAGCCCAAATGGTTAGTTACAGCTTATGGTTTGGCGGTAGTTCACGAGATGACAACAGAGGTGGAAATCCAATAGGAGTTTTATTAACAGTCGTGCTTGCACCAGTGGCAGCGACAATCATTCAGCTAGCAATTTCGCGCACACGAGAATTTTCTGCTGATGCTGGTTCAGCGAGATTAACTGGTAATCCTCGTGCCTTAGCTAGAGCATTGCAACGGTTAGAAGCTTCAGCAAAGCAGATGCCTTTAAATGCCAATCCAGCTTATGAGCCATTATTAATTATCAATTCCATCTCTGGACAATTTTTGGGTAACTTATTCTCTAGTCACCCTGCTACAGAAATGCGAGTTGCAGCATTGCTGAAATTAGAGCAACAACTGCCAACAAAAGCTTATTAA
- a CDS encoding branched-chain amino acid ABC transporter permease, which yields MNINLFLQQLLNGLSIGSVYAIFALGYTLVYSILGIINLAHGAIFTLGAYFTYALMGGNFGFNGLLANAALPIKLPFAIALILGSTLAGLVGVVMERVAFQPLRRQGSDPLLTVVSSLGVAVVIVNLIQYLVGAESYTYPANTYGNLPPAINFGSPENPIPIRSVQVVIFTVSVVIVAILTYFINRTKYGKAMQAIAEDPTTASLLGINSDRFIILTFFISSFLAGLAGTLVASSVSIAGPYFGIAFGLRGLAVIVLGGLGSIPGAVVGGLVIGLVEAFVPAEYSGYKDAVAFGILFIMLLVRPQGLLGRRFIQKV from the coding sequence ATGAATATCAATCTATTTTTACAGCAATTATTAAATGGGTTGTCCATCGGCAGCGTCTATGCAATTTTTGCCTTAGGATATACCTTGGTTTATTCTATTTTGGGCATAATTAATTTAGCTCATGGCGCGATTTTTACCTTGGGTGCATATTTCACTTATGCACTTATGGGTGGCAACTTTGGATTTAATGGCTTGTTAGCTAATGCAGCCCTGCCGATAAAATTACCATTTGCGATCGCCTTGATTTTAGGAAGTACCTTGGCGGGATTGGTAGGGGTAGTAATGGAACGCGTTGCTTTTCAACCTCTGCGCCGTCAAGGATCTGATCCTTTACTAACTGTTGTTTCCAGCTTAGGGGTAGCAGTGGTAATTGTGAATTTGATCCAGTATTTGGTAGGTGCGGAAAGTTATACATACCCCGCAAATACTTACGGTAATTTGCCACCAGCGATTAATTTTGGTAGCCCAGAAAACCCAATTCCGATTCGCAGTGTTCAGGTGGTAATTTTTACTGTATCAGTGGTGATTGTGGCAATTCTTACCTATTTTATCAATCGGACTAAATATGGTAAAGCAATGCAAGCGATCGCAGAAGATCCAACTACAGCTAGTTTGTTAGGAATTAATAGCGATCGCTTTATCATCTTAACATTCTTCATCAGCAGTTTTTTAGCAGGATTAGCCGGAACTTTAGTCGCTTCTAGTGTTAGTATTGCAGGGCCATATTTCGGTATTGCTTTTGGTTTGCGGGGTTTAGCGGTAATTGTCTTAGGTGGTTTAGGTAGTATTCCTGGTGCAGTTGTAGGAGGCTTAGTAATTGGATTAGTGGAAGCGTTTGTACCCGCCGAATACTCTGGATATAAAGACGCAGTAGCCTTTGGAATTTTGTTTATCATGCTATTAGTTAGACCCCAAGGTTTACTAGGGCGACGGTTTATTCAGAAAGTTTAA
- a CDS encoding DNA polymerase III subunit delta', producing the protein MTINPFAPVVAQQQAIELLTQAVKQNRVPPAYLFVGPDGVGRSLAARCFVELLFSSGMEVTASLQNRLRQGNHPALLWVQPTYQHQGQRLTATEAAEKGLKRKAPPVIRLEQIRGITEFLGRPPLEAPRNVVVLEEAQTMAEAAANALLKTLEEPGQATLILIAPTPESVLPTLVSRCQRIPFYRLDAQSLAVVLTQTGHQEILQNQAVLSIAAGSAGSAIASYEQLQAIPPELLEDLKKAPKSYRNALELAKKIDKDLDTEAQLWLVDYLQQFYWQQWHQPSIIKQLEQARKHLLAYAQPRLVWECLLLSVYQGN; encoded by the coding sequence TTGACTATTAACCCATTTGCGCCAGTTGTAGCACAACAGCAAGCCATAGAATTACTCACTCAAGCTGTCAAACAAAATCGGGTTCCTCCAGCTTACCTATTTGTGGGGCCAGATGGTGTCGGCAGAAGTTTAGCAGCTAGATGCTTTGTGGAATTGCTATTTTCTAGTGGGATGGAAGTTACTGCGTCTTTACAAAACCGTTTGCGTCAAGGCAATCACCCAGCTTTATTGTGGGTGCAACCAACGTACCAACACCAAGGACAACGATTAACAGCAACAGAAGCAGCCGAAAAAGGACTCAAGCGTAAAGCACCACCTGTAATTCGACTAGAGCAAATTCGGGGCATTACTGAGTTTTTAGGTCGTCCGCCCTTAGAAGCGCCGAGGAATGTGGTAGTGCTAGAAGAAGCCCAAACAATGGCAGAAGCCGCAGCCAATGCTTTACTTAAAACCTTAGAAGAACCAGGACAGGCGACGTTAATTTTAATTGCACCTACACCTGAGTCTGTATTGCCGACTTTAGTATCACGCTGTCAACGCATTCCTTTTTATCGCTTAGATGCACAGTCTTTGGCTGTTGTACTCACACAAACAGGTCATCAGGAAATTTTACAAAATCAGGCAGTATTGAGCATAGCAGCTGGTAGTGCTGGAAGTGCGATCGCATCTTATGAGCAATTACAAGCTATTCCCCCGGAATTACTCGAAGACTTGAAAAAAGCACCTAAATCTTACCGTAACGCCTTAGAACTAGCCAAAAAAATTGATAAGGATTTAGATACAGAAGCACAACTGTGGTTAGTTGATTATCTTCAGCAGTTCTACTGGCAGCAGTGGCATCAACCTAGCATCATCAAGCAGTTAGAACAAGCTCGTAAACACTTACTTGCTTACGCTCAACCAAGGCTAGTTTGGGAATGCCTGCTTTTATCTGTGTATCAAGGGAATTAG